In Pieris rapae chromosome 6, ilPieRapa1.1, whole genome shotgun sequence, the sequence GAAACACAAAATGTTGTGTTTAAGAAACAACTTCAAATTTCTCATTCTGTTATGCGTCAATTGTCTGCAGATACTGAAGTAACATATAGTATTCCTCAggtaaagaaaattacaatCTTACAACTAGAAATTCTgagaaccaattcgacttagggtccttcaagaaaagagcgtaccaattcttaaaaggcccgcaacacactcgcgagccctctggcattgagagtgtccatgggcggcggtatcacttaacatcaggtgagcctcctgcccgttggctccctgttctaaaaaaaaacacttagaattatgttattaacttacttaaaaatatataaataattcaaaatgtatgacatgtattataattgtaactaCATAAGTAATGTTGAAtggtattaaaaatttctttataaataacttataataattgatatttagtTGGTATCTCTGAACAACAATATGCTAGGATTTattccaaattatttaaataatagaatttgaTGCTCTAAGTAGGTAGGTAAATGTGTATTGTAATTCTTctttatttatgacatttcTGTCTTGCCTGTAACATTCCCTTTATGGTACATTCTCTGCAATTGGGTAAACACTGTCTATGACATAATgtgattaaaaatgtattgtttctATTACAGATAGCTGATGTTGCTGGAACAATATGTGAAACCGTGCATGTAGCTCTTGTCTGCATGGGTAAATGTTCTAGGAATATCACTCCGATGCTTAAGTCTCTGCTTCACCATCGACAAAATCCATTACACTTTCATATAATAGTTGATAACATGTCTGAGCATACAATTAGTACACTTTTTGATATGTGGGATTTACCAGATGGTGAGTTGAAAGATGCTTTAAGTAAGATATGttagttttaaacatatatggGAAACCACCGGCCCGTGGACCTAGTctagctatatatataaaaggtaGCAGGATATTCAGTCTTCTTAATAAAACGTAACATAGAGTAACTAATgcaatatgataaaaaaattagattgaTTTAAcaataagatataaaaaaatctttataaaaatcagtgACACTACACTactacctttttaggtctgggcctcagatttctgtatctgtttcatcataatttatcaatctaataagcaagtacaTTTTcggccttctgtgcctgacatacccCGTCCACGGCAATGCAATTCGCTTTCCAGATTTCTTCGCCGTTCGAGCGAAAATTAATTGCGTACATAGACTGAAATTCCAGTTGTGCACAGCGAGGGATCGAACTTTAACCTTAAGAATGAGAGTCGCaaactgaagccactaggccaaaactaaaaagtatattttaagtatattttctttacagtGAAATATACTTGGTACAATGCCCAGAACCGACTAGCAGAAGTCCGTTGGATACCAAACAGTCACTATTCAGGAATATATGCACTAGTCAAATTGTTGTTTCCCAGTATCTTGCCAAATAGTCTTAGACAAGTCATAGTTCTTGATTCAGATTTGACCTTTCTGTGTAATATAGCTGAGTTGTGGAGTATGTTCAGGAATATGACTGGTGATcaggtaaattataaattcttttGGTTGCCTCAGAAAGTTGTTTCAAAATCACATAATATCTATGatacataaaagtattttaatatcattacaaatatgtttattactttaataagtaatgtaattattactgTTGCGATTTTGCTATCtggaaaaagttttaattaaattagattgacacaaaaattatataatcaaaataaagttaataaaatttataaagcgaagcgtaaattaaaattttcttaatccCAGTTTATAGGTCTAGTAGAAAACGAAAGTAATTGGTATTACGATAAAACGAAGCGGTGGCCGGCATTAGGGCGTGGCTATAACACGGGCGTAATGTTGTTGAATCTCCATAAACTACGTACGATCACGGATTGGACGTTCGTATGGCATGATACCATTAATGAGAATCTTGCTCAGCTCCAACAGACAACGTTGGCTGATCAGGTATAGTATTCAGCTATctataatatcatataaatataatatagaacttACTAACGCtaacatttctaatatatacttaaaactttaattttgaagTCTTAATtgcgtttgacaaattcaataagacattaaagatgcatgttaaaGTGAACATAGTTGACTAAATTTGAGACGGCTAATATATAGTAGTACTTCCACAATTACTGTAAGTTTCCTTTAACTACTTTTTCGTAATAGCTGCTGATTAAAGAGATTAGCACATAGACGGTCCTATTGATaaagtttttacttattttattattttcaggaTGTAATAAACGCAATCATAAAGAAAAATCCAAATTTCGTCTACAATATAAGTTGTCAGTACAATGTTCAGATGTCCATGAAGACATTGGCAAAGGGCTGTTACGGCGAAGatgttaataatgttaaggttattattatttattaattgttttttctaaatataacacGTAAAATCTCTgcaatacaaaattacttttaatgttCTCTAGtctttatgttaatattttcagttatTGCATTAATCTTATCGCTTTGAGAGCGGCGactgaatcaagaaattccgtaacgaaaataaacctaacacacgatggcGTATATAGGTGGGGCTTgttagagcgggacagaaTGCATACTGCGTCTCACATCGGTCTAGCGCgatattaatatcaaagaaaaaatactgcataaataaataattataactgcataagttgataaaaatgctttttatttgctatttGTTTCTTTGATTGGTTCATCAAAACCTTAGTAACcactaatttgaaataaatatatattttttgtatgaccatattaaattttaattattatttggatttttaaattattttctagataATCCATTGGAACTCCCCAAGCAAATATAATGTACGAATTCGCGACTCGGACTATTTCAaaaacattcatttgtcataCGTTAATTTTGACGGAAATCTTTTGAGGGAGAAACTGCACAGATGCTCTGAGAGTGAAGTTGTTACTTACAAGGTGAGGTATtggtaaaaatttcttttttaataaattaaaattaatttgtaaatttcaaCGATATCAAagttatcttttaataaaaattctgtGGTTTAATGAACGCGGCTTTAACTGGCCTAGATCTATTACCAAAAGAAACTTCCgtcattaaagtaaaaaaataacgagCTGAATAGACGAattaacttgtttattttatacaactgctgctgaattttataaatatcgcTTTAGCCGTTTATGTGGAAAACATTTCTGTTAATTAACGCTTTTTAGATGAATCAATCGGATCTATGTCTAAGTTTTCGCGCGGCACAACGTGTCAAACTGCGCACCCACCTCTATTACATGGACTACAGCTACTCTAGTGTCGATGGTTTTGACGTCACTCTTGTACTGCAATTGTCTATGGACAGACTGCAGTTTTTGGAACGATTAGTTAAATATTGGGACGGCaagtattaatatgtataatgtatgtacTCTTGTATGAGTAGTTTATCagcttaataatatatgactGGATGCAGGCCCCCTCAGTGCTGCCATCTATTTGTCGGATTGTGAAGTGACGAAACTGGAAAGCTTCATCCGCGATTGGTCTGAAACCCTAAGCTTTCGAAAGAACATCGGATATCATCTTGTTTTTAAACATGATTCggtaattcatattttttatttaatatcatatgTACATATCAAATTTCTACTgacaattatacaattttatatagcctactaaaatatttccaaaccaattcatTAGATTTAGGGCTCTTCAAGGAAAGGGcctatcaattcttaaaaggccggcaacgcacttgtgcacttctggcaatgtgagtgtccatggggggCGGTATTACTTCATCggatgagcctcctacccgtttgcctaCCACAAAACCCtcctcaaaaaataaaaaaacctaacacacgacgTAATATAATACGTGCAATAGGCGTTAGAGTGGGACAGAACGCCTATtgcgtattcacatctctctgacgagatcAGTGACGTAGCGTAATCGCGGCCGGTGCGGTACGCGTTGtagtgagacagactatatcGGCATGTTAGTCTGAATGTGGTAGTGTGGTAGattgaataaatatcaaagaaaaacaattctgcataaataataaagaaacgtGTGGCACTCGGGGTCTGCCGCGATAAAGCTATTGCacagcattttttatcaacctatgcaattataattatttttttattaatttatttattttttatttatgcagtattttgttttctttgacattaattcaatctaccagaCTCAGACTAACAAGCCTATATAagcctatatagtctgtctcgtGTCTAAAAAGTATCACCGCTGTGCCGGTCGGAGTGGGgggtgttaggtttttttcgttacggaatttctggATTCGGTCCCCACGCTCAAAGTctgcgataaaatctatgcaatagattaaaaataaataaattattacattatatgtattataattccatatgttgataaaaaatgctacgCAATAGCTTTACCGCGGCAGTCCTCTAGTGAAAttcttgtttttattgaatgcCTTGACattgttatgttaaaaatgtttaatattacctATAGGTGCATTACCCAGTGAACTATCTACGTAATGTGGCTCTCGAGAATGTGAAAACGCCCTATGTGTTTCTTATGGACGCGGATTTCGTCCCGATGGCCGGCCTTTATGCCCATTTGAGAGCCGCTATCAAATTGATTAACCCGTATCCGCAGAAAAAGGTAAGGAATAATTTCGTGCATGTAATTTCTACTATCTACCTCTTTTGTTTTGTCTCTGGTGTCATTATTTCTCTATtggcatattttattaatacacatCTAAGGGATTTACACAATTGTCTATAGATTAAGTTCTACAAGAAAGTTTACACGATGATCCCTTGTTGTATGAAATGTTTTGAGCCGGAATTCGAACAAGCGACTCAAGTTAcgtatgtacacttatgaacgttgataaagaagatattaaaagctaatgcttcttattttacatatgcTCCCAATTATCAAATCAAGTTCGTAGAAAGGACGAAAAGAACTCGCTATAAACTCTCCTccattctttttaatcgccaagtgttttacaaaatatttgtaaggagctgcaattacaccatgttccacatgatatcttaagttattaataatttaatcatattaaaaaataaaaatgtatcctAAAGCAGCTGTAGGCATAGAGAAATAGGAGCATGCACTTACATTCTGTGGGAATCACGCCATACATTGTATTGtaacaatgtatttatttaaaatataatagattagACGACTAACTAAACACACGTTCATCTTATTAACTGTTTAAGACACAATTATTAACTAgaagttaatatattaactttcccatttttaatgtaaccaaCGGATTTATCACctcttgtttttttattttttatttttagatgtcTTGTTTTTAATAGATCCGATTCGATAATTTCAGTGTTTAGTAGTCCCAGCATTCGAGACACAGCGGTATCGTGCGTCAGTCCCACGGTACAAAGGCGCATTGTTGGCACGGCTTTCGTCCCGTGGGGACGTGGGACCATTCCGGGCCAGAGAATGGCCCAGGGGACATCGCGCTACCAATTACACGAGATGGGCTAACGCTACTGCGCCCTACGAGGTAGATTTGATTAAGAGTCGCTTttgttgatttgatttttgttatcaGGATCCTGAATTAAATTCTATTCtagcaactagaatcatctttatattttatttaacattcaaaagTGCTATTGTAGGTGGTTTAACTGGAATAATTTGATTGTTTTCTGCTTAGTCATAAAATCCATTTTACCCTCAAGGTTGATTAGCGATAGACTAAATTGAGGAAaaacttaactaaaaaaaaagctttacTCTTTCATCAAGTTATTGTGAAGGTCCTATACaagtctaaaataaataatctgat encodes:
- the LOC110996713 gene encoding LARGE xylosyl- and glucuronyltransferase 1; amino-acid sequence: MNLTIRNVFSCLFLRPWLGVPLGLWIAVSVIYYWWLISRINILETQNVVFKKQLQISHSVMRQLSADTEVTYSIPQIADVAGTICETVHVALVCMGKCSRNITPMLKSLLHHRQNPLHFHIIVDNMSEHTISTLFDMWDLPDVKYTWYNAQNRLAEVRWIPNSHYSGIYALVKLLFPSILPNSLRQVIVLDSDLTFLCNIAELWSMFRNMTGDQFIGLVENESNWYYDKTKRWPALGRGYNTGVMLLNLHKLRTITDWTFVWHDTINENLAQLQQTTLADQDVINAIIKKNPNFVYNISCQYNVQMSMKTLAKGCYGEDVNNVKIIHWNSPSKYNVRIRDSDYFKNIHLSYVNFDGNLLREKLHRCSESEVVTYKMNQSDLCLSFRAAQRVKLRTHLYYMDYSYSSVDGFDVTLVLQLSMDRLQFLERLVKYWDGPLSAAIYLSDCEVTKLESFIRDWSETLSFRKNIGYHLVFKHDSVHYPVNYLRNVALENVKTPYVFLMDADFVPMAGLYAHLRAAIKLINPYPQKKCLVVPAFETQRYRASVPRYKGALLARLSSRGDVGPFRAREWPRGHRATNYTRWANATAPYEVEWQSDYEPYLVAHRSVPKYDTRFSGFGWNKVSHSVELKAQGYRLTVLPDAFVVHTPHAPSPDITAFRADPHYRICLSLLKQEFLDDLRKRYNVTFDKAKDSPFMAQAKSLLLNQKND